The proteins below are encoded in one region of Peribacillus muralis:
- a CDS encoding YwpF family protein produces the protein MKSFKLISLQIVTENLHVIDIALTDGLIINKENDARTWLLEAFVEEDHFKELEPSLPNIDGEVYIQAVITKKDNEPALFHTALRTIRKVGNHYSLLFVGEIKKTRSKYAELLLEDLVQKGLVGDELINEFKQKIRSKPKLATNK, from the coding sequence ATGAAATCGTTTAAATTGATCTCGTTGCAAATTGTTACGGAGAATTTACACGTGATTGATATTGCATTAACAGACGGGCTGATAATAAACAAGGAAAACGACGCTAGAACCTGGCTACTGGAAGCCTTTGTGGAGGAAGATCATTTCAAGGAGCTTGAACCATCACTTCCCAATATAGACGGAGAGGTGTATATCCAGGCTGTCATTACAAAAAAAGATAATGAACCGGCTTTGTTTCACACAGCCTTACGAACGATCAGAAAGGTAGGCAACCATTATAGCCTCTTATTCGTTGGTGAAATTAAAAAAACGCGCAGCAAATATGCAGAACTCCTGCTGGAGGATTTGGTCCAAAAAGGCCTAGTCGGTGATGAATTAATAAATGAATTCAAGCAAAAAATCCGCTCGAAGCCTAAATTGGCAACGAATAAGTAA